ttctctagttgtggtaagtgggggctactcttcattgcggtacacgggcttctcattgtggtggcttctcctgttgcggagcacgggctctaggcgcacgggcttcagtagttgtggctcgcgggcttcagtagttgtggcttgcaggcttcagtagctgcggctcgcaggctctagagcgcaggctcagtagttgtggcgcatgggcttaattgctccgcggcatgtcagatcttcccagaccagcgaccgaacctgtgtcccctgcattggcaggtggattcttaaccactgcgccaccagggaagccccggaaagtttgtgtttttaatgccAGCTCATTTGATGTTAATCTACTGACAAAGCCTTTTCCATACTGTCAGATACTCCAGTAATTACTACAATTCCGAAATAGTGGTCTGAATGATTTACTGTAATTCAAATTCCCCTTGTGACCTATGCATGCCTTTATACAGGTTTTATTgcgtgcctactatgtgccaggcattattagATGTTGAGGATGCAGAAATAGGGTAGACACAAGCCCTTGCCCTCACAGCAGTGGTAACAATCGATAAGTATAAGGTAGTTTAACGAGTATTAGGTAATATGGGGTACAATtgagatttattctttttttccccccaaaatttttaaaattatttatttatttatttggctgcactgggtcttagttgtggcttgcaggatcttttttttttttagttgcagcatgcaggatctagttccctgaccagggatggaacccaggcccccctgcattgggagcacagagtcttaaccactggaccaccagggaagtcccacagttgAGATTTAAACAAAGGGTACTCATGGTAGTatcaatagaatttttttttaagccagttgGAGGAAGTTACCTGAAGTGTAAACTGAATTCAACCAGGGTTACCATATCATTTACTATCCAAACAGGGACACTTTTCAAAGTGAAAGGGAAAACAGGCACAAACTAGGATGTATAATCACCTGAGAGCTAACCAGTCAAAGGGGAAGAGTGTTTGAGGCAGAAAAAACCATATGTGAAAGAGGACAAGGCCCATTCAAAtaactaaaaatcttttttttttaacattaggcTCTGGTTTCCCTCTTACTTTTTATGTAATTTGTGTTCCTACAGTAAGGCTCAaatcagacaaatatcatataatcaaCAAAATTCTGAAGAAATCACCTGTAACAAACTAAGCTGACCCcgtaaaactaaaactaaaagcaCACAATTCCcatcacaaaagaaaaacagatattgaatatatacaatttatttaataaattaatgtcATTCAAAATACAGTGCCAGAACATTATGCAGTTGAACATGCTAGTAATGTTTGTCATGAAGCACCTGTGCTCATGTTAGATTGGCGGCACCCCGCTACTGCTAGTGGTTCCTGGGATTAATGCCAGAGCAGCACTAGTTATCTGCTCTTCTGCACCGCTAGTGCAGAGAATTCCTGAACAGTTCACCTTTCTAATCCTACCCCCCACAcacaacaggttaaaaaaaacacaccctGACAGCTAACGAATATCTATACACAATCACTCTACAGTAATGTTTGTTATTAAATTAAGATGTAATGACCTGGTTAACCCACTCTAAATCTTAAGATAGATGGAGAAATACAACAGCAGCAGGTAGTTATATGCATGAGCCAATGTTAATGTAATACAGAAAGTGGAGGCATTTTCTGATTAAAGCTCCACACAGACCCGCACAATGAGGGACTAGCAATTCATATTGCAAGCCCAGCAACTTAAGTCCACACCTGGTAAATGACCAGCTGATTGGAAGACCTGTATTCTAGATAGACAAGTATAAGTTAGTGAAAAGAGAATACATGCACCTAATAGTTAGACTGATCCTGCAGTCATACTTTCCCTGTGCAATACCATAAAATGGAAGATCTTCCTCAACTATAGGATTTAGACAACATTTCTATACCAACGTGGACATTAGTGTTAAGTGCAGCTCAATTAACTACACCGAAAAAACTATTCCAGGACTTCAGAACAGAAGCACAGGAAtgaaatacatataataaaataaccTCAGCATAATTTGCGATATACCACACTAGGAACAGGAAAACTACTTTAATAAGAGAACTTTTGGAACTGTACATACACAGGGCTAACAATGTTAGATAATCCAGATTTTTATGCTCTCATGATACACATAAAAGTTTCTCAATTATTGGATAATCTATTTCATATTATGGAAGCATATCTTTCTTAAGACTCACCGATATATATTATACTGATGCGAATATTAAGTagggcataaaaataaaatttatcaaagatAGATTTTTATGTACTCATATTCAGTCCTTTCATAGCCTCTCTCATTTagcaaagaaaatgacaaagcaAATAGATCAGGCGTGCACTCCCTGAACTCCTGACTATACAGATGGTAGTGCAACCATTTCTCCATCCAGTTCAAACTCCTCTGTTCCATCCGGTGAAAAAAGATAAGTTGGTGGCTTCCATGGAGATTCTTCAAGGCAGGATGGATAAAGTTTCCCCACAGTGCATCGAAAATCTCTCCCTAAGTCCCACAGTACACGTTCAGATATATGCTGCCGCAGAGACCACCGGTCAAGTTCCAGATCATACTGGTAAGTGACATATTTAGCTCTTTCATTTAAGTGGGTTTCTCgcataaacacacacagagaatttGAGATCACAACAGCTCTAACACAGGGATCTGAGTACCTCTTAGCAGGGATGTTGGCTGCCATTTTCCACTCATTTTTATTCACATCATAGATTTCCACAGTTACTGAAGACCCATCTACAGTGCCAGAGGGGAGTCTTATGCCAGAATTGGTAGCAATGTGCAACCCTCCAATATAGAAAATTTTATCACCGAAAGCTGCAGCTGAAGCAAAAGACCTGCTAGTCTGTCTCATGGCCATTTCTACCCATGAATCAGACCTTGGAAAATAACAATACATGAGGTTCAGTGTCATCACATAAATGCAGTCATGAACCACAACTGCTGCACTCCACTGCCAAGCACAAGGCAAAGGGCTTACcattgtccattcatctttcTCAGTGTCATATCTTTCTACGGTCCTCCGGTTAAGTTCTCCACCTACACTATCTCCTCCAATTGCATAGATATAGCCTTCACAGCAAACCAAAGATGGCTTTACGCGGACAAAAAGCATCGGGGTCTTTGGAAACCAGGTATTTTGCTGTGCATCAAACCAGTAAAAGCAATTCACAGTTCTAAAGGCAGTCTGAAGTTTGCTTGTTTTACTGtgatttgtttttgtgtttttcagaGGAACTTGACCACCTGCTATATAGATGTCATTATCGGGAGTTACAACGGTCCCAACCTTATGTAAATCAGCTGGTGGGCTGCATAGCTTGTAAACTTTTTCTGCTTGGGGGCTGTAACAGACAGAAGAGTAAAGACTACAAGGATTTTCTGAAGATGCTTCAATGAAAATCATCATCTCTTCTTTAGTCATTCCAAGTCTTGGTTTGAAAAACTTGGGCATGGACTTATACAGACCTTGAACAACTACAGACTTA
This genomic window from Eubalaena glacialis isolate mEubGla1 chromosome 8, mEubGla1.1.hap2.+ XY, whole genome shotgun sequence contains:
- the KBTBD2 gene encoding kelch repeat and BTB domain-containing protein 2 isoform X1 — translated: MSTQDEKQINTEYAVSLLEQLKLFYEQQLFTDIVLIVEGTEFPCHKMVLATCSSYFRAMFMSGLSESKQTHIHLRNVDSATLQIIITYAYTGNLAINDSTVEQLYETACFLQVEDVLQRCREYLIKKINAENCVRLLSFADLFSCEELKQSAKRMVEHKFTAVYHQEAFMQLSHDLLIDILSSDNLNVEKEETVREAAMLWLEYNTESRSQYLSSVLSQIRIDALSEVTQRAWFQGLPPNDKSVVVQGLYKSMPKFFKPRLGMTKEEMMIFIEASSENPCSLYSSVCYSPQAEKVYKLCSPPADLHKVGTVVTPDNDIYIAGGQVPLKNTKTNHSKTSKLQTAFRTVNCFYWFDAQQNTWFPKTPMLFVRVKPSLVCCEGYIYAIGGDSVGGELNRRTVERYDTEKDEWTMVSPLPCAWQWSAAVVVHDCIYVMTLNLMYCYFPRSDSWVEMAMRQTSRSFASAAAFGDKIFYIGGLHIATNSGIRLPSGTVDGSSVTVEIYDVNKNEWKMAANIPAKRYSDPCVRAVVISNSLCVFMRETHLNERAKYVTYQYDLELDRWSLRQHISERVLWDLGRDFRCTVGKLYPSCLEESPWKPPTYLFSPDGTEEFELDGEMVALPSV